One region of Candidatus Neomarinimicrobiota bacterium genomic DNA includes:
- the alaS gene encoding alanine--tRNA ligase, producing the protein MKSKQIRSSFIDFFEKKDHHFVRSSPVVPIQDKTLLFTNAGMNQFKPIFLGDESPEHPRAVNSQKCIRVSGKHNDLEVVGLDGFHHTFFEMLGNWSFGDYYKAEAIEWAWELLTNVWGLDKNRLWATVYNDDEESFNLWPDVTDISKDRVLKFGDKENYWEMGETGPCGPCSEIHYYVGDDLNNQSAKGVNRSDDYWELWNLVFIQSNRDVHGKLNDLAQIHIDTGAGLERIVSVIQGKTNNYETDLFSPIIQSIEKLTSLKSEDNPSPFHVISDHIRMLCFSIADGALPSNDGRGYVLRRILRRASRFGRMLDQREPFMFELVDSVGKIMGDIYPEVAEKSAHIKKVIQAEELMFNNTLDRGLVHFDKCLQATTGKTISGNDAFKLYDTYGFPLDLTVLMAREKGYSIDEKGFETEMGIQKKRAKSSGKFKADSSSLDWVDLSDGADSQFVGYETLEFDSKVRRFSEANQNLHLLLDKTPFYAESGGQIGDTGTINGEGISLIVEDTLKDGNSHIHVCSGKWNISALKSVLSCSVDKPRRQNIRKNHTATHLLNATLKVVLGDHCQQAGSLVHSDYLRFDYTHSEKMTLEQIQNVETIVNSEIQNNTDCNLSIKDFKQAQKDGAVAMFGEKYGKKVRVLTIGDFSMELCGGTHCDTIGEIGLFKITEESSLASGVRRIVALTGPGAVAWAQKQAGILGVLQAELKCSADDLPERISQLKTQRKDLEKKLKQKKSSSDFNAKSLVEKGTEQDGFTIVVSHVDAVGMNELKSYGDSLILALKSGVGVLGSSDGEKPGIVVVVTEDLIEKGLTANDLAKTIGTVMDGGGGGSARLATAGGKDKKLLQKAMKKSKSIIYKALKEKT; encoded by the coding sequence ATGAAAAGTAAACAAATCAGATCTTCATTTATTGACTTTTTTGAAAAAAAGGATCACCATTTTGTTCGCAGTTCACCTGTGGTGCCAATTCAGGATAAAACACTTCTGTTTACCAATGCAGGAATGAATCAGTTTAAACCCATATTTTTGGGTGATGAATCTCCGGAACATCCACGAGCAGTCAACTCTCAAAAATGCATTCGAGTAAGCGGAAAACACAATGATCTTGAAGTAGTAGGATTGGATGGATTTCATCATACCTTTTTCGAAATGCTAGGAAATTGGTCCTTTGGGGATTATTACAAAGCAGAAGCTATTGAATGGGCTTGGGAATTGTTAACAAACGTTTGGGGATTGGATAAAAACCGGTTGTGGGCAACGGTGTATAATGATGATGAGGAATCATTCAACCTTTGGCCTGATGTCACGGATATTTCAAAGGACAGGGTGTTAAAGTTTGGTGATAAAGAGAACTATTGGGAAATGGGTGAAACCGGTCCCTGTGGACCGTGCTCAGAAATTCATTATTATGTCGGTGATGATCTAAATAACCAATCAGCAAAAGGTGTAAACCGATCTGATGATTACTGGGAATTATGGAATTTGGTGTTCATTCAATCCAACCGCGATGTACATGGTAAACTGAACGATCTTGCGCAAATTCATATTGATACCGGCGCAGGGCTTGAGCGAATTGTGTCTGTTATTCAAGGGAAAACGAATAATTATGAAACGGATTTATTTTCGCCAATCATTCAATCCATTGAAAAACTGACTAGCTTGAAGAGCGAAGATAACCCATCTCCGTTTCATGTGATTTCAGATCATATCCGTATGCTGTGTTTTTCAATTGCAGATGGTGCATTGCCATCTAATGATGGCCGCGGCTATGTCCTCCGTCGTATTCTAAGACGTGCATCACGATTCGGAAGAATGTTGGATCAGCGAGAACCTTTTATGTTTGAACTTGTTGATTCCGTTGGAAAAATTATGGGTGATATCTATCCGGAAGTGGCGGAAAAATCCGCGCATATTAAAAAAGTAATCCAAGCAGAAGAGTTGATGTTTAACAATACGCTGGATCGCGGTCTGGTTCATTTTGACAAATGCCTCCAAGCAACAACAGGAAAAACCATTTCGGGAAATGACGCTTTTAAACTGTATGATACCTATGGATTTCCACTAGATTTGACAGTTTTAATGGCACGTGAAAAAGGATATTCCATTGATGAGAAAGGATTTGAAACTGAAATGGGAATTCAAAAGAAAAGGGCAAAATCTTCGGGGAAATTTAAAGCGGACAGTAGCTCATTGGATTGGGTGGATTTGTCGGATGGGGCTGATTCACAATTCGTCGGTTACGAAACGCTCGAATTTGATTCTAAGGTCAGACGTTTTTCTGAGGCGAACCAAAACCTTCATCTCTTGTTGGATAAAACACCGTTTTACGCAGAATCAGGTGGGCAAATTGGAGATACGGGCACCATTAATGGGGAAGGAATTTCACTGATTGTTGAAGATACGCTGAAAGATGGGAATTCGCATATTCATGTGTGCTCAGGGAAATGGAACATTTCCGCATTAAAGTCAGTTTTGTCCTGCAGTGTGGATAAACCTCGCAGGCAAAATATCCGCAAGAACCACACAGCCACTCATTTATTAAATGCTACCCTGAAAGTTGTTCTCGGAGACCATTGCCAACAGGCCGGTTCGCTTGTTCACTCGGATTATTTAAGATTTGATTATACTCATTCCGAAAAAATGACGCTCGAACAAATTCAAAATGTTGAAACCATTGTCAATTCAGAAATCCAAAATAATACTGATTGCAACCTTTCGATTAAGGATTTTAAGCAAGCTCAAAAAGATGGGGCTGTTGCAATGTTTGGGGAAAAATATGGTAAAAAAGTTCGGGTGCTAACCATTGGCGATTTTTCGATGGAACTTTGTGGCGGAACGCATTGCGATACAATTGGAGAAATCGGATTATTTAAAATCACCGAAGAATCATCCTTGGCTTCCGGCGTAAGGCGAATTGTTGCATTGACCGGCCCCGGTGCTGTTGCGTGGGCACAAAAACAGGCTGGAATTTTGGGGGTCTTGCAAGCGGAATTAAAATGTTCAGCGGATGATTTACCAGAAAGAATTTCGCAATTAAAGACCCAACGAAAAGATCTTGAGAAAAAATTAAAACAAAAGAAAAGTTCTTCTGATTTTAATGCGAAAAGTCTAGTAGAAAAGGGAACAGAACAGGATGGATTCACCATCGTTGTTTCCCATGTGGATGCAGTTGGAATGAATGAATTAAAATCCTACGGCGATTCCCTCATTTTAGCATTAAAATCCGGTGTAGGCGTCCTTGGATCTTCTGATGGCGAAAAGCCCGGAATTGTTGTGGTAGTCACGGAAGATTTGATTGAAAAAGGATTAACAGCTAATGATTTAGCAAAAACTATTGGCACTGTGATGGATGGCGGCGGCGGCGGAAGTGCCCGCTTGGCAACTGCAGGAGGAAAAGATAAAAAGTTGTTACAAAAAGCAATGAAAAAAAGTAAATCAATTATTTATAAAGCACTTAAGGAAAAAACCTAA
- a CDS encoding DNA-binding protein produces the protein MKSSQRNQNHIIFVEKGENVMETLTEYCVTHGIRNGKVSGIGAVEKINMGAFDITSKQYVQSTILDVRELVSFQGNVTLKDGQPFIHAHAIVGTHDLDIKGGHMFECTVAVVGEFIITEIDTNISRKIDETIGLATMCPQ, from the coding sequence ATGAAATCATCGCAGCGGAACCAAAACCATATTATTTTCGTCGAAAAGGGCGAAAATGTAATGGAAACATTAACTGAGTATTGCGTAACCCATGGAATCCGGAATGGGAAAGTTTCTGGAATTGGTGCCGTCGAAAAAATTAATATGGGTGCCTTTGATATAACCAGTAAACAATATGTGCAATCAACTATTCTTGATGTAAGAGAACTTGTTTCTTTTCAGGGAAATGTTACGTTGAAAGATGGACAACCGTTCATTCATGCGCATGCAATTGTTGGTACCCACGATTTGGATATTAAAGGAGGGCATATGTTTGAATGTACTGTAGCAGTGGTCGGCGAATTTATTATCACGGAAATAGACACCAACATTTCTCGAAAGATTGATGAAACAATTGGTCTTGCCACCATGTGCCCCCAATGA